In a genomic window of Pontibacter liquoris:
- a CDS encoding copper resistance protein NlpE: MKKTMLSLFLFALLQLSGTPTQATNHPHPATTRIPGQPPVKDAAGTYSGTVPCGDCAGIRMELTLNEGKDGKSKTYILKQTYLGKPTGTTTLESRGKWFAATGNSQNAKAVIYQLIPDKKYEPLYFKRISGKAIKMLDREQNEIKSKANYTLLKKP; encoded by the coding sequence ATGAAGAAAACCATGCTCTCCCTTTTCCTGTTCGCCTTGCTGCAGTTAAGCGGCACCCCCACACAGGCAACCAACCACCCCCACCCTGCCACGACCCGCATACCGGGCCAGCCTCCCGTTAAAGATGCTGCCGGAACCTATAGCGGCACGGTACCCTGCGGGGACTGTGCAGGTATCCGGATGGAGCTTACGTTAAATGAGGGCAAAGACGGGAAAAGCAAAACCTATATCCTGAAACAAACCTACCTCGGCAAGCCCACCGGCACCACCACCCTTGAAAGCCGGGGCAAGTGGTTTGCCGCCACCGGCAACAGCCAGAATGCCAAAGCAGTAATTTACCAGCTCATTCCGGATAAAAAATACGAGCCGCTTTACTTCAAGCGCATCAGCGGTAAAGCCATTAAGATGCTGGACCGCGAACAGAACGAGATCAAATCGAAGGCTAATTATACTTTACTAAAGAAACCCTGA
- a CDS encoding EamA family transporter, producing the protein MFRGIAAVFLGACSFGILSTFVKLAYKEGFTLGDVTGTQVFFGLIILWGMVLLRQLPGSKSSSTSFRDKLKLVAMGTSTGLVSIFYYKCVQTVPASIAILLLMQFTWMSLALDAVMKRKLPTSIQLATVVLVLLGTCLAGRLFSGELPDFDWQGIGYGLLAALCYTFFLAINGAAGNAMHPTTKSALLLTGACILVFSVFPPEFLVNGALWHGLFKWGLVLAVFGTVIPPLFYAYGIPRAGLGLTAILSAAELPVAVLMSRVVLHEEVLPVQWLGVGLILLAIALSNLNSIRKSRQTASLA; encoded by the coding sequence ATGTTCAGAGGGATCGCTGCGGTTTTTCTTGGAGCTTGCAGCTTCGGTATACTTTCTACGTTCGTAAAACTAGCATATAAAGAAGGTTTTACCCTGGGTGATGTAACGGGCACCCAGGTATTTTTTGGATTGATTATTCTTTGGGGGATGGTGTTGTTGCGGCAGCTGCCCGGCAGCAAAAGCAGCAGCACCTCGTTCAGAGATAAGCTCAAATTAGTAGCCATGGGCACCAGCACCGGCCTGGTGAGCATCTTCTATTATAAATGTGTACAAACCGTACCTGCTTCCATTGCCATCCTGCTGCTGATGCAGTTTACCTGGATGAGCCTGGCCCTGGATGCGGTTATGAAACGTAAGCTTCCCACCTCCATCCAGCTTGCCACCGTGGTGCTGGTGCTGCTGGGCACCTGCCTGGCCGGGCGGTTATTTTCCGGCGAGCTCCCGGATTTTGACTGGCAGGGTATCGGGTATGGCTTGCTCGCTGCGCTTTGTTATACTTTCTTCCTGGCCATAAACGGGGCGGCCGGCAATGCCATGCACCCTACTACTAAAAGTGCCCTGCTCCTGACGGGTGCCTGCATCCTTGTCTTTAGCGTGTTTCCGCCGGAGTTCCTGGTAAACGGGGCGCTCTGGCATGGCTTGTTTAAATGGGGACTGGTGCTGGCAGTTTTCGGAACGGTCATTCCCCCGTTATTTTATGCCTATGGCATTCCGCGTGCTGGCCTAGGGCTGACCGCCATACTTAGTGCCGCAGAGCTGCCGGTTGCCGTGCTCATGTCGCGGGTGGTGCTGCACGAGGAGGTATTGCCGGTGCAATGGCTGGGCGTCGGGCTGATCCTGCTGGCTATTGCGCTCTCAAACCTGAATTCTATCCGGAAAAGCCGCCAAACGGCTTCGCTGGCTTAA